From a region of the Molothrus ater isolate BHLD 08-10-18 breed brown headed cowbird chromosome 27, BPBGC_Mater_1.1, whole genome shotgun sequence genome:
- the KAT7 gene encoding histone acetyltransferase KAT7: protein MQRRKRNAGSSSDGTEDSDFSTDPEHTDSSESDGTSRRSARVTRSSARLSQSSQDSSPVRSAAPFGPDEPVYSTRRVTRSQQQPAPVTPKKYPLRQTRSSGSETEQAVDFSDRDTKNAAEHDESPPRTPTGNAPSSESDIDISSPNVSHDESLAKDMSMKDSGSDLSHRPKRRRFHESYNFNMKCPTPGCNSLGHLTGKHERHFSISGCPLYHNLSADECKVRAQSRDKQIEERMLAHRQDDNNRHATRHQAPTERQLRYKEKVAELRKKRNSGLSKEQKEKYMEHRQTYGNTREPLLENLTSEYDLELFRRAQARASEDLEKLRLQGQITEGSNMIKTIAFGRYELDTWYHSPYPEEYARLGRLYMCEFCLKYMKSQTILRRHMAKCVWKHPPGDEIYRKGSISVFEVDGKKNKIYCQNLCLLAKLFLDHKTLYYDVEPFLFYVMTEADNTGCHLIGYFSKEKNSFLNYNVSCILTMPQYMRQGYGKMLIDFSYLLSKVEEKVGSPERPLSDLGLISYRSYWKEVLLRYLHNFQGKEISIKEISQETAVNPVDIVSTLQALQMLKYWKGKHLVLKRQDLIDEWIAKEAKRSNSNKTMDPSCLKWTPPKGT from the exons ATGCAGCGCAGGAAG AGGAACGCGGGCAGCAGCTCGGATGGGACGGAGGACTCGGATTTCTCCACGGACCCTGAGCACACGGACAGCTCCGAGAGCGACGGCACCTCCCGGAGATCCGCCCGCGTCACCCGCTCCTCGGCCCGCCTcagccagagctcccagg ACTCCAGCCCGGTGCGGAGCGCGGCGCCGTTCGGGCCGGACGAGCCGGTGTACTCCACGCGGAGGGTGACGcgcagccagcagcagccggCTCCCGTCACCCCCAAGAAATACCCGCTGCGCCAGACCCGCTCCTCGGGCTCCGAGACCGAGCAGGCCGTGGACTTCTCAGACAGAG aCACCAAGAACGCGGCAGAGCACGACGAGTCCCCGCCCCGCACGCCCACGGGCAACGCGCCCTCCTCGGAGTCCGACATCGACATCTCCAGCCCCAACGTGTCCCACGACGAGAGCCTGGCCAAGGACATGTCCATGAAGGACTCGGGCAGCGACCTCTCGCACCGGCCCAAGCGCCGCCGCTTCCACGAGAGCTACAACTTCAACATGAAGTGTCCCACGCCCGGCTGCAACTCCCTGG GACACCTGACAGGGAAGCACGAGCGCCACTTCTCCATCTCGGGGTGCCCTCTCTACCACAACCTCTCAGCAGATGAGTGCAAG GTGCGAGCACAGAGCCGGGACAAGCAGATTGAGGAGCGGATGCTGGCCCACAGGCAGGATGACAACAACAGGCACGCCACCAGGCACCAG GCCCCCACAGAGAGGCAGCTGCGGTACAAGGAGAAGGTGGCTGAGCTCAGGAAGAAGAGGAACTCGGGGCTCagcaaggagcagaaggagaaatACATG gagcacaggcagacCTATGGCAACACCAGGGAGCCTCTCCTGGAGAACCTGACCAGCGAGTACGACCTGGAGCTGTTCCGCAGGGCCCAGGCCCGCGCCTCCGAGGACCTG gagaagctgaggctgcaggggcagatCACCGAGGGCAGCAACATGATCAAGACCATCGCGTTCGGGCGCTACGAGCTGGACACGTGGTACCACTCGCCCTACCCCGAGGAGTACGCGCGCCTCGGCCGCCTCTACATGTGCGAGTTCTGCCTCAAGTACATGAAGAGCCAGACCATCCTGCGCAGGCACATG gccaAGTGTGTCTGGAAGCACCCCCCGGGGGACGAGATCTACCGCAAGGGCTCCATCTCCGTCTTCGAGGTGGATGGCAAGAAAAACAAG ATCTACTGTCAGAACCTGTGTCTGCTGGCAAAGCTTTTCCTGGACCACAAAACCCTCTATTATGATGTGGAACCCTTCCTCTTCTACGTCATGACAGAGGCTGACAACACTGGCTGCCACCTGATTGGGTATTTCtccaag GAGAAGAATTCCTTCCTCAACTACAACGTGTCCTGCATCCTGACCATGCCCCAGTACATGAGACAAGGCTATGGCAAAATGCTCATTGACTTCA gCTATTTGCTGTCTAAAGTAGAGGAAAAAGTTGGTTCCCCAGAGCGTCCCCTGTCCGACCTGGGCCTGATCAGCTACAGGAGCTACTGGAAGGAGGTTCTGCTGCGGTACCTGCACAACTTCCAGGGCAAGGAGATCTCCATCAAAG AGATCAGCCAGGAGACCGCTGTGAACCCCGTGGACATCGTCAGCaccctgcaggccctgcagaTGCTCAAGTACTGGAAGGGCAAACACCTGGTCCTCAAGAGACAG gacCTGATTGATGAGTGGATCGCCAAGGAGGCCAAGAGGTCCAACAGCAACAAGACCATGGATCCCAGCTGCCTGAAGTGGACCCCTCCCAAGGGCACCTAG